One window of the Zea mays cultivar B73 chromosome 3, Zm-B73-REFERENCE-NAM-5.0, whole genome shotgun sequence genome contains the following:
- the LOC100280416 gene encoding uncharacterized protein LOC100280416 — protein MAANRCTGLDPIWTHAGASHCYFSSPPGCLTSAAAFENSALTSALRASIAPAHASSAAARPFSPSTPSSSTSSASELLSSGHDAAPAPVSSRPGQPPAARAVAGGPRGGRVAKRKPRPSRRPQTTYITADPANFQRMVQEITGLPAPGPSSSSSPAAAVAAPSWTPAAPACVLPTLDTSAFFLLDRAAAAPAPVDRSPGARAWTATHTHAAVAAGADGSDSAALLELEALVRAIEGECGFPALESSGLI, from the coding sequence ATGGCGGCAAACCGCTGCACCGGCCTCGACCCAATCTGGACCCACGCCGGCGCCAGCCACTGCTACTTCTCGTCGCCCCCCGGCTGCCTCACCTCCGCGGCCGCCTTCGAGAACTCGGCGCTCACCTCGGCGCTCCGCGCCTCCATTGCGCCTGCCCACGCCAGCTCCGCCGCGGCCCGGCCCTTCTCCCCGTCCACCCCGTCCTCCTCGACCTCGTCCGCCTCCGAGCTCCTGTCCAGCGGCCACGACGCAGCTCCCGCGCCGGTGTCCAGCAGGCCGGGCCAGCCGCCCGCCGCCCGGGCCGTGGCGGGAGGACCTAGAGGGGGCCGCGTCGCCAAGCGCAAGCCGCGCCCGTCGCGGCGCCCGCAGACCACATACATCACCGCCGACCCCGCCAACTTCCAGCGCATGGTGCAGGAGATCACCGGCCTCCCCGCCCCTgggccctcctcctcctcctcccccgctgccgccgtcgccgcgcCCAGCTGGACGCCCGCCGCGCCCGCGTGCGTGCTCCCGACACTGGACACGTCCGCTTTCTTCCTGCTCGACCGCGCCGCCGCTGCGCCAGCGCCGGTGGACAGGAGCCCGGGCGCGCGCGCGTGGACCGCGACGCACACGCACGCCGCCGTGGCAGCTGGGGCCGACGGCTCGGACTCGGCGGCGCTGCTAGAGCTGGAGGCACTGGTGCGCGCCATTGAGGGCGAGTGTGGCTTCCCGGCCCTGGAGAGCTCGGGGCTCATCTGA